The genome window ACGCAGTATATGGGTGCCGCATCGGCCTATGCCGCCGTATTGCATGCTATCGAAGGTGACGTGAGCCAACTTTTGAAATCGAATCCTGAAATCTTCGGCTTCAAGAAAGTGGCAGCTGGGTTCGTGGAAATTCGAGATTTTCAGACAACCGGCGTGGTAGCTTTCGCAAAGGGGCTTCCGTTCTCGAAACTCCCGGTCGGCAAACAATCCATCAACGGCCATCGTGTGCAGGTGAAAGAGGACTACCTCGTCAATGCAAAGAAGGCGATGGATGATCTAGTCGCGAAACTGTGATCGTAGCTTCGCGGGCACCGAACGAGATTGCAACCCAAGCAAAGGTTATTTCGATGGCCGACGCATTTCACTATCCACCAGAGCTGCTTGAATTGCTCGTTGAGACTATTCCTCGCCTCAGCAGAGCAAAGAAAGGCGTCATACTCTTCCTGCGCGGCGCCGGGGTTGCCGAAGAGGATCTTGCCGAAGTGGAGCGCACCGTAACAATAGACCCGCGCTCCATCAGCAAATTCGAGATCGTCCGTAGGGTTCTCGTAAAGGTCAATGCACGTGGTGATAGTGGCCTGCGTCCTCGGCGCGAGATTATTAAGCGCGTGGTGGAGTTCGAAAGCTTCGAAACCTGCTGGCCGGAAGACCAGATGAAAGCGAAAGGGTTTGTAGCAAGCGTTCGAGAAACAGTCAATGCAAAGGATTCGTTCACGCGCATGAAGCAAGAGCGAGAAGCTGAGCGCGAAGCCACCCGAGCTCGCCAGCTTGCAGAGCAAGCAGCAACAGCCGAGAAACGCACCAAGATACAAGAGGTGAGCACGCGACTTGCAGCACTATTCGGCATGAATGACCAGCCCCATGAACGGGGAAAATTGCTTGAAAGCGTTCTCAATGACCTTTTCAAAGCTTATGGGATTCTGGTCCGAGAGGATTTCCGCCGCAAAGACCCGGACACATCGGTTGTAATTGAGCAAATCGACGGAGTGATAGAACTCGACGGCGTGCTGCATATTGTGGAAATGAAGTGGCTCAACTCGCCAGTCGGCACCGCCGAATTTTTTCCTCATCTCAGTCGCGTGTTCCTCCGTGCGAACGCTAACGGCATCTTCATTTCAGCCGCTGGCTTCACCGATCCTGTTATTCGGGAATGCACCACCGCACTCACTCAGAAGACGATGTTGCTCTGTTCATTGCACGAAATCGTCATGCTATTGCAGCGAGGCGACGATCTAATTCCATTTTTTAAGAAAAAATCGCATGCAGCCATTGTCAACAAGAATCCATTTCTACAGATTCTCTCGTAAGCCGCATGGCGAGACGTAAGCCGAAAATATAGTCCCACTCACGAAGTAATCGTATTCCTGCACAAGTGCAGACTCTAATCGAGCACCTGCCGCCACTGCGCGAGCTTCTGCTCGAACGTCAGCATCGCATTCGCCGGGCTCGACGAAGGCAGCACGAGCGTGTCGTACCCCGCCGCGCCGATCACCTCTGCGAACCGCCCCGCCGTCTTGCCGTTGAAACACACGCGCTTGAGCAACGGCGCATGCTCGCGCAACGACGCGAAATCGTTCGGCTTCGCATGCCGGATCGCCGAATCGAGGCTGCCCTCACGATGGCACGCGGCCAATACATCCCAGATTCCGATCCCGTGCGACAGCACACGCTCGAGCCGCGCGTCGTACGCGAACTCGTGCAGCCCGTGCTCGCCGAGCACAGTGCCGAGCAACCGCCAGAACTGGTTGCGCGGATGCGCGTAATACTGCGCGGCATCGAGCGACGCCTCGCCCGGAAAACTGCCGAGGATCATCGTGTGCGTATTCGCCGCGACGACCGGCGGAAAACCCCGCAACATCACGCGCCTCCGTCCGGCCCGCCCGAGCGCGGCCCGTCGCCGTGCGCATCGAGATGGCGCCACAGCGCCGGCAGCATGCACTCGGTGACCATCAACGGCTTGCCGTGACGCTGGAACACCGAGCGCCGCGCGGCGAACGAATGCGGCGCACGCGCCGCGCCAAGCGCGTGGCTCGCCAGCGCATACAGCGGATGGCCGGCGATCACGCGCCGGCTGACGAGCGCCGAACGCTCGACCTGCGGATCGCTGTACAGCAGCTCCGCCAGCGGACGCGTGCGCAGCCGCCGCATCGCCTGCCACACGCCCTTGCTGGCCGCGAGCGGCGCGATGCTGTGCGCGGCGACGAACGGCGTGCCGTCGACCGACAGGATCACCTCGCGCACCCACATCGGCGCGCGCGGCGCACTGGCGAGCGCGTCCGGCTCGTCGAACCACGGGCAGTCGACGGCCTCGCGCGTCACGCGCACGTTCACGCGGCCGAGCCGCGCGAGGTGCGCGGTCAGCGATCCGCCGCGCGTCAGCCAGTCACGCTGATCGAGCGTGCAGCCAGGCCGAGGCGTCTCGCGCCAGCCGGCCTGACCGCCGTCGAATCGCATGCGTGCGTTCACGCGGCGCGCGACAGCAGCAGCGCGTTGGTCCGCTTCACGAAGCTTGCCGGATCGTCGAGCATGCCGCCTTCGGCGAGCAGCGCCTGATCGAACAACAGATGGCACCAGTCGCCGAAATCGGCGCTGTCGGCGTTCAGCTGCTTCACGAGCGCGTGCTCCGGGTTGATCTCGAGGATCGGCTGCATCGCCGGCGCGTTCTGGCCGGCCGCCTTCAGCATGCGCTGCAGGTAACCGCTCATGTCGTTGTCGTCCGCGACGAGGCACGACGGCGAATCGGTCAGGCGGAACGTGACGCGCACTTCCTTCACCTTGTCGCCGAGCGCTTCCTTCATCTTCTCGACGACCGGCTTGATCGCCTCGCCCGCCTGCTCCTGCGCCTTCTTCTCCTCGTCGTTCAGCTCGCCGAGGTCGAGGTCGCCGCGTGCCACGCTCGCGAGCGGCTTGCCGTCGAATTCGTGCAGGAACGACAGCATCCATTCGTCGACGCGGTCGGTCAGCAGCAGCACCTCGACGCCCTTCTTGCGGAACACTTCCAGATGCGGGCTGTTCTTCGCGGCCTGCCACGTATCGGCGGTCACGTAGTAGATCTTGCTCTGCTCGGGCTTCATGCGCGACACGTAGTCGGCGAGCGACACGTCCTGCGCGTCGGTGTCGCCGTGCGTCGACGCGAAGCGCAGCAGCTTCGCGATGCGCTCGCGGTTCGCGTGATCCTCGCCGAGGCCTTCCTTCAGCACCTGGCCGAACGCGCCCCAGAACGTCTTGTACTTCTCCTTGCCGGCATCCTCTTCCGCGTTCGCGAGCTCTTCGAGCATCGACAGCGCGCGCTTCGTCACGCCTTCGCGGATCGCCTTCACGTCGCGGCTTTCCTGCAGGATTTCACGCGACACGTTCAGCGGCAGGTCGGCCGAATCGACGACGCCCTTCACGAAACGCAGGTATTGCGGCAACAGCTGCTCGGCGTCGTCCATGATGAACACGCGCTTCACGTACAGCTTCAGGCCGCCGCGATAGTCGCGGTTCCACAGGTCGAACGGTGCGTGCGACGGCACGAACAGCAGTTGCGTGTATTCGCTGCGGCCCTCGACGCGGTTATGCGTCCACGTGAGCGGATCCTGGTGGTCGTGCGCGATGTGCTGGTAGAACTGCGTGTACTGCTCGTCGGTGACGTCGCTCTTCGACCGCGTCCACAGCGCGCTCGCCTGGTTGACGGTCTCGTCCTCGTCCTTCAGGACCATCTCGCCCTTTTCCTGATCCCATTCTTCCTTCTGCATCAGGATCGGCAGCGCGATGTGGTCGGAATACTTCTGGATGATCGACTTCAGGCGGTGCGACGACAGCAGGTCGTCCTCGCCTTCGCGCAGGTGCAGCGTGATCGTCGTGCCGCGCTGCGCGCGCTCGATCGCGTCGATCGTGAAATCGCCCTCGCCCGCGCTTTCCCAGCGCACGGCTTCGCTCGCCGGCAGGCCCGCGCGACGCGTTTCAACCGTGATCTTGTCGGCGACGATGAAGCCCGAGTAGAAACCGACGCCGAACTGGCCGATCAGCGCCGCATCCTTCTGCTGGTCGCCCGACAGCTTCGTGAAGAACTCCTTGGTGCCCGAACGCGCGATCGTGCCGAGGTTCGCGATCGCTTCGTCGCGGCTCATGCCGATGCCGTTGTCGTCGATCGTGATCGTGCGCGCGGCCTTGTCGTAGCCGATGCGGATGCGCAGGTTCGGATCGTTCTCGTACAGCGCGTTGTCCGCGAGCCCTTCGAAACGAAGCTTGTCGGCCGCGTCGGACGCGTTCGACACCAGTTCGCGCAGGAAGATTTCCTTGTTGCTGTAGAGCGAATGGATCATCAGGTGGAGGAGTTGCTTGACCTCTGCCTGAAAGCTCATCGTTTCATGTGCCATGGATGCTGTTTCCTCTTACTTGAACTTGAATGGGGTGCCGCGAGCGCCCGGCGCGCGACGCCGGCCGGCCCGTGAAAGGCGACCGCCTGGCGCTAGCGGTTTGCGCGCGTATCTGGAGGCGGCACGCCCGATTTCAAGGGCGGGCGTGCCGCGCCGCGTCACGATGCGCGGCGCACGGCCGAATCGATGTAGCGCGACAGCAGCGCCGGCAGCGCGGGATCGCCGCAGTTCGCGACGTTGAAGCGCATCCACGTGGACGGCGATTGCTGCGGCGAGAACAGGCTGCCCGGCGTCAGCAAAAAGCCGGCCTCGTGCGCGACCGCCGCGAGCGCGTCCGAGTCGACACCCGTGTCGGCCCACAGGAACATTCCGGCCGCCGGCATCGTGAAAAGGCCGAGCCCCGTGCGCTCGAGCATCCGCGCGGTCTTGTCGCGCACGCCGTCGAGCCGCGCGCGCAGCCGCTCGACGTGACGCCGGTAATGCCCTTCGGTCAGGATCTTGTAAAGCACGCGCTCGTTGAGCTCGGGCGTCGTCATCCCCACCAGCATCTTCTGGTCGGTGACCGCCTTCGCGATCTCCGGCGCGCACGCGACATAGCCGACCCGCAGGTTCGCCGCAAGCGTCTTCGAATAGCTGCCGAGGTAGATCACGCGCTTCAACTGGTCGAGGCTCGCGAGGCGCGTGGCCGGATAGCTCGGCGGGCACAGGTCGCCGTACACGTCGTCCTCGACGACGAGGAAGTCGTACGCCTCCGCGAGCTTCAGGATCCGGAACGCCTGCGCGGCCGACAGCGACGTGCCGGTCGGGTTCTGCAGCACCGAGTTGATCACGAGCATCTTCGGTCGCCACATCTGCACGAGCGTTTCGAGCGCGTCGAGATCGGGGCCGTCCGGCGTGTACGGCATCCCGACGAGCTGCGCGCCCTGCGCCGCGAAGCGCCCGAACATCTGGAACCAGGCCGGATCGCCGACGATCACCGCATCGCCGGGCTTCACGTAGATCCGCGCGATCAGGTCGATCGCCTGCGTGATCCCCGACACCAGCACGATCTGTTCGGGCTTCGCGCCGATCTCCACTTCGGCGAGGCGCGTCTGCAGTTGCTGGCGCAGCGGCAGGAAGCCCTGCGCGGTGCCGAAGCCGAGCATCTGCGCGCCGGACTGCCGCCCGAGCGCGCGCAGCGCCCCGGTGATCAGTTCGCCGTCGAGCCAGCGGCCCGGCAGATAGCCGAGACCCGGCCCCTTTTCCGGGCTGACGGTGTGCAGCATGTTGCGCAGCAGCCAGACGACGTCGATCGTGTTGTGCACCGGCGCGGCCTCGGCCACGCGTGCGACGCCGTCGGCCGGCTGCGGGCCGGCGGCCGTGCGCTCGCGCACGTAGAAGCCCGAGCCGCGCCGCGAGTCGAGGTAACCCTGGGCGACGAGGCGCTCGTACGCCTCGACGACGGTGAAGCGCGACACGCTCTTGTCGAGCGCGAGCTTGCGGATCGACGGCATCCGCATGCCGGGCCGGAACACGCGTTCGTCGATGCGCCGTCGCGCCCACTGGACAAGCTGGTCGACGAGCGTGAGCGTGGCCGTGTCGTGCGGCACGGGAATCTGGGCGAGTGGGACGGTGGACATGGGCGGCAGCTCCAACTGTACCGAAGGCTATCGCGCCGATTGTACCGTTACTGTGCCGGTAGCGACGATTACAGTTGACCGGAATGGCGGCCGTGCGGCCACCGTTCCGGCCCCGCCGCACCTGGCACCGCGCCCACCGGCCCGCATCGCGTCCGGTACGCCGGCCGGTCCGGCCACCGCCCGGCGCATCGCCTGCCCACCATGACACTTTCGCTTCCCGACCGACGTTCATGCCAGCCCGCTCCCTGACACTCGACCATCTCGTGATCGCCGCGCGCACGCTCGACGAAGGCGTCCGCCACGTCGCCGACGCGCTCGGTATCGAACCGGCCGGCGGCGGCCGCCACCCGCTGATGCGGACCCACAATGCGCTGTTCGGCGTATGGGGCGGGCTCTACCTCGAAGTGATCGCGATCGATCCCGATGCGCCTGCGCCGAACGCCGGCGCCGAGCCGCCGCGCGCGCGGCTGTTCGGGCTCGACGATCCGGCCATGCACGCGCGGCTTGCGCAAGGCCCGTTTCTCGCGCACTGGGTCGCGCGGGTCGACCGTCCGCGCCAGCTCGCGCTGTGGCAGAGCCAGTACCCGGCGCGCATCCCGCCGGTCGTCGCGATGCGGCGCGGCGACCTGAGCTGGGGCCTCACCGTGCCCGACGACGGCACGTTCCCCGCGTGGCAAGGCGCGGGCGACGGCCTCCTGCCGTCGCTG of Burkholderia sp. HI2500 contains these proteins:
- a CDS encoding restriction endonuclease, with amino-acid sequence MADAFHYPPELLELLVETIPRLSRAKKGVILFLRGAGVAEEDLAEVERTVTIDPRSISKFEIVRRVLVKVNARGDSGLRPRREIIKRVVEFESFETCWPEDQMKAKGFVASVRETVNAKDSFTRMKQEREAEREATRARQLAEQAATAEKRTKIQEVSTRLAALFGMNDQPHERGKLLESVLNDLFKAYGILVREDFRRKDPDTSVVIEQIDGVIELDGVLHIVEMKWLNSPVGTAEFFPHLSRVFLRANANGIFISAAGFTDPVIRECTTALTQKTMLLCSLHEIVMLLQRGDDLIPFFKKKSHAAIVNKNPFLQILS
- a CDS encoding DNA-deoxyinosine glycosylase, whose protein sequence is MLRGFPPVVAANTHTMILGSFPGEASLDAAQYYAHPRNQFWRLLGTVLGEHGLHEFAYDARLERVLSHGIGIWDVLAACHREGSLDSAIRHAKPNDFASLREHAPLLKRVCFNGKTAGRFAEVIGAAGYDTLVLPSSSPANAMLTFEQKLAQWRQVLD
- a CDS encoding chorismate--pyruvate lyase family protein translates to MRFDGGQAGWRETPRPGCTLDQRDWLTRGGSLTAHLARLGRVNVRVTREAVDCPWFDEPDALASAPRAPMWVREVILSVDGTPFVAAHSIAPLAASKGVWQAMRRLRTRPLAELLYSDPQVERSALVSRRVIAGHPLYALASHALGAARAPHSFAARRSVFQRHGKPLMVTECMLPALWRHLDAHGDGPRSGGPDGGA
- the htpG gene encoding molecular chaperone HtpG, which encodes MAHETMSFQAEVKQLLHLMIHSLYSNKEIFLRELVSNASDAADKLRFEGLADNALYENDPNLRIRIGYDKAARTITIDDNGIGMSRDEAIANLGTIARSGTKEFFTKLSGDQQKDAALIGQFGVGFYSGFIVADKITVETRRAGLPASEAVRWESAGEGDFTIDAIERAQRGTTITLHLREGEDDLLSSHRLKSIIQKYSDHIALPILMQKEEWDQEKGEMVLKDEDETVNQASALWTRSKSDVTDEQYTQFYQHIAHDHQDPLTWTHNRVEGRSEYTQLLFVPSHAPFDLWNRDYRGGLKLYVKRVFIMDDAEQLLPQYLRFVKGVVDSADLPLNVSREILQESRDVKAIREGVTKRALSMLEELANAEEDAGKEKYKTFWGAFGQVLKEGLGEDHANRERIAKLLRFASTHGDTDAQDVSLADYVSRMKPEQSKIYYVTADTWQAAKNSPHLEVFRKKGVEVLLLTDRVDEWMLSFLHEFDGKPLASVARGDLDLGELNDEEKKAQEQAGEAIKPVVEKMKEALGDKVKEVRVTFRLTDSPSCLVADDNDMSGYLQRMLKAAGQNAPAMQPILEINPEHALVKQLNADSADFGDWCHLLFDQALLAEGGMLDDPASFVKRTNALLLSRAA
- a CDS encoding aminotransferase-like domain-containing protein, with amino-acid sequence MSTVPLAQIPVPHDTATLTLVDQLVQWARRRIDERVFRPGMRMPSIRKLALDKSVSRFTVVEAYERLVAQGYLDSRRGSGFYVRERTAAGPQPADGVARVAEAAPVHNTIDVVWLLRNMLHTVSPEKGPGLGYLPGRWLDGELITGALRALGRQSGAQMLGFGTAQGFLPLRQQLQTRLAEVEIGAKPEQIVLVSGITQAIDLIARIYVKPGDAVIVGDPAWFQMFGRFAAQGAQLVGMPYTPDGPDLDALETLVQMWRPKMLVINSVLQNPTGTSLSAAQAFRILKLAEAYDFLVVEDDVYGDLCPPSYPATRLASLDQLKRVIYLGSYSKTLAANLRVGYVACAPEIAKAVTDQKMLVGMTTPELNERVLYKILTEGHYRRHVERLRARLDGVRDKTARMLERTGLGLFTMPAAGMFLWADTGVDSDALAAVAHEAGFLLTPGSLFSPQQSPSTWMRFNVANCGDPALPALLSRYIDSAVRRAS
- a CDS encoding VOC family protein translates to MPARSLTLDHLVIAARTLDEGVRHVADALGIEPAGGGRHPLMRTHNALFGVWGGLYLEVIAIDPDAPAPNAGAEPPRARLFGLDDPAMHARLAQGPFLAHWVARVDRPRQLALWQSQYPARIPPVVAMRRGDLSWGLTVPDDGTFPAWQGAGDGLLPSLIQWDSARHPAESLPGDGVALKALKGAHPRADALREQLDWLGAAHLLDLDAADGPPALVAEFDTPQGARTLR